The following are encoded together in the Pseudomonas maumuensis genome:
- a CDS encoding aromatic ring-hydroxylating oxygenase subunit alpha, with protein sequence MNDFKRLPADFCANPEEAFTLPAKFYTQAAVFEHEKEAIFARSWICVGHRSEVAEKNAYITRQVIGESIIVVRGRDDVLRAFYNVCPHRGHQLLEGSGKAKNVITCPYHAWTFKLDGELAHARNCENVANFDKDNSTLVQLRVEEYAGFIFINMDNDAGSVEDQLPGLQKRMREACAMIDDLHLAARFVSDTPANWKSIVDNYLECYHCAPAHPGFSDSVDVGQYSHSLHGNWTLQYGLAKPSEQSFKFDESVKDPSFAGFWAWPCTMFNVPPGANFMTVIYEFPVDAETTLQHYDVYFLNKDITEEQQKLIDWYREVFRPEDLRLVESVQKGLKSRGYRGQGRIMVDAQRSGVSEHGIAHFHNLIAVAHLDD encoded by the coding sequence ATGAACGATTTCAAACGCCTGCCCGCCGACTTCTGCGCCAACCCCGAGGAAGCCTTCACCCTCCCGGCCAAGTTCTACACCCAGGCCGCCGTTTTCGAACACGAGAAGGAAGCGATCTTCGCCCGCAGTTGGATCTGCGTCGGCCACCGCAGCGAAGTCGCCGAGAAGAACGCCTACATCACCCGCCAGGTGATCGGCGAGAGCATCATCGTCGTGCGTGGCCGCGACGATGTGCTGCGGGCCTTCTACAACGTCTGCCCGCATCGCGGCCACCAACTGCTCGAGGGCAGCGGCAAGGCCAAGAACGTGATCACCTGCCCGTACCACGCCTGGACCTTCAAGCTCGACGGCGAGCTGGCCCATGCGCGCAACTGCGAGAACGTGGCCAACTTCGACAAGGACAATTCCACCCTGGTGCAGCTGCGCGTGGAGGAATACGCCGGCTTCATCTTCATCAACATGGACAACGACGCAGGCTCTGTCGAAGACCAGCTGCCGGGCCTGCAGAAGCGCATGCGCGAAGCCTGCGCGATGATCGACGACCTGCACCTGGCCGCGCGCTTCGTCAGCGACACTCCGGCCAACTGGAAATCCATCGTCGACAACTACCTGGAGTGCTACCACTGCGCCCCGGCCCACCCCGGCTTCTCCGATTCGGTGGATGTCGGCCAGTACAGCCACAGCCTGCACGGCAACTGGACCCTGCAATACGGCCTGGCCAAGCCTTCGGAGCAGTCGTTCAAGTTCGATGAGTCGGTGAAAGACCCGTCCTTCGCCGGCTTCTGGGCCTGGCCATGCACCATGTTCAACGTACCGCCAGGGGCCAACTTCATGACCGTGATCTACGAGTTCCCGGTCGATGCCGAAACCACCCTGCAGCACTACGACGTCTACTTCCTCAACAAGGACATCACCGAAGAGCAGCAGAAGCTGATCGACTGGTACCGCGAAGTGTTCCGCCCGGAAGACCTGCGCCTGGTCGAGAGCGTGCAGAAAGGCCTGAAGTCCCGCGGCTACCGTGGCCAGGGCCGGATCATGGTCGACGCCCAGCGCAGCGGCGTCAGCGAGCACGGCATCGCCCACTTCCACAACCTGATCGCGGTCGCCCACCTGGACGACTGA
- a CDS encoding BCCT family transporter, whose translation MSPNNKKIDVFLIAVSLLAVLLTVIGLAAFPAQAENLANQLFEVATRTFGTSVQVLVFGSSLAVLYLAFSKYGNIRLGAGKPEYSTTTWVFMFICAGMGSSTLYWGVMEWAYYYQTPGLNIAPMSAKALEYSVSYSFFHWGISAWSIYALASLAMAYHFHVRKKSGLNLASIIEAVTGFKATGPVGRAVDLIFLLTMMGALTVSLALTASTLTRGLADLAGTPNTFTVQLLVIGAVALLFSLSSYIGIDGGLQRLSKMVCIGALVFAAIVLLVGPTQFTLNNTANSIGLMLQHYVQMSLFTDPAGDGAFTRNWTVFYWLWWVSYAPGVAMFVARVSRGRLIKEVVFALLLGGSFGCWFFFGALESYSMHQFINGQIDVPKLLGTLGGEAAVTDLLLALPWGTLFLAAYLFIMAVFCASHMDAAAYAVAATSTRNLREGEDPSPTLRLFWCVVLTLVPLAMLFAKASLSTMKTAVVLTAIPFMVILLVKIYGFFKWLAADYGQVPAYRIEEEATRLAGEEPQPQAPRSAAVLH comes from the coding sequence ATGTCCCCCAATAACAAAAAGATCGACGTGTTCCTGATCGCCGTGAGCCTGTTGGCCGTGCTGCTCACCGTGATCGGCCTTGCCGCCTTCCCTGCCCAGGCCGAAAACCTGGCCAACCAGCTGTTCGAAGTGGCCACCCGCACCTTCGGCACCAGCGTCCAGGTACTGGTGTTCGGCAGTTCCCTGGCCGTGCTGTACCTGGCCTTCAGCAAATACGGCAACATCCGCCTGGGTGCCGGCAAGCCCGAATACTCCACTACTACCTGGGTATTCATGTTCATCTGCGCCGGCATGGGTTCCTCGACCCTGTACTGGGGCGTGATGGAATGGGCCTACTACTACCAGACCCCAGGCCTGAACATCGCGCCGATGTCGGCCAAGGCCCTGGAATACAGCGTCAGCTACTCGTTCTTCCACTGGGGCATCAGCGCCTGGTCGATCTACGCCCTGGCCTCGCTGGCCATGGCCTATCACTTCCATGTGCGCAAGAAGAGCGGCCTCAACCTGGCCTCGATCATCGAGGCGGTCACCGGCTTCAAGGCCACCGGCCCGGTCGGCCGCGCCGTCGACCTGATCTTCCTGCTGACCATGATGGGCGCGCTGACCGTGTCGCTGGCGCTCACCGCCTCGACCCTGACCCGCGGCCTTGCCGACCTGGCCGGCACCCCCAACACCTTCACCGTGCAGTTGCTGGTGATCGGCGCTGTAGCGCTGCTGTTCTCGCTGAGCTCGTACATCGGCATCGACGGCGGCTTGCAGCGCTTGTCGAAGATGGTCTGCATCGGCGCCCTGGTGTTCGCCGCCATCGTCCTGCTGGTTGGCCCGACCCAGTTCACCCTGAACAACACCGCCAATTCCATCGGCCTGATGCTGCAGCACTACGTGCAGATGAGCCTGTTCACCGACCCCGCCGGCGACGGCGCCTTTACCCGCAACTGGACGGTGTTCTACTGGCTGTGGTGGGTGTCCTACGCCCCCGGCGTGGCGATGTTCGTCGCCCGCGTATCCCGTGGCCGGCTGATCAAGGAAGTGGTGTTCGCCCTGCTGCTGGGCGGCAGCTTCGGTTGCTGGTTCTTCTTCGGCGCGCTGGAAAGCTACAGCATGCACCAGTTCATCAACGGCCAGATCGACGTCCCCAAGCTGCTTGGCACGCTCGGTGGCGAAGCGGCGGTGACCGACCTGTTGCTGGCCCTGCCATGGGGCACGCTGTTCCTCGCCGCGTACCTGTTCATCATGGCGGTGTTCTGCGCCTCGCACATGGACGCCGCCGCCTACGCCGTGGCCGCCACCAGCACCCGCAACCTGCGCGAAGGTGAAGACCCAAGCCCCACCCTGCGCCTGTTCTGGTGCGTGGTGCTGACCCTGGTGCCACTGGCCATGTTGTTCGCCAAGGCCTCGCTGTCGACCATGAAGACCGCCGTGGTGCTCACCGCGATCCCGTTCATGGTGATCCTGCTGGTGAAGATCTACGGGTTCTTCAAGTGGCTGGCGGCCGACTACGGCCAGGTGCCGGCGTACCGCATCGAGGAAGAGGCCACCCGCCTGGCGGGTGAGGAACCGCAGCCGCAGGCGCCGCGTAGCGCTGCCGTGCTGCACTGA
- a CDS encoding tartrate dehydrogenase, protein MTKTFKIAAIPGDGIGNEVLPEGLRVVEAAARKHGLDLQFEFFEWASCDYYLAHGKMMPDDWLDQLKGFDALYFGAVGWPDKVPDHISLWGSLLKFRRDFDQYVNIRPVRLFPGVPCPLANKQPGDIDFVVIRENTEGEYSSLGGRMFEGTDNEFVLQESVFTRRGVDRILKYAFDVAQTRERKHVTSATKSNGMAVSMPYWDERTAAMAAHYPEISWDKQHIDILCARFVLQPERFDVVVASNLFGDILSDLGPACAGTIGIAPSANLNPERKFPSLFEPVHGSAPDIYGKNIANPIAMIWSGALMLEFLGQENNDARYQAAHDDILKAIETVIANGDTTRDMGGSRSTQEVGKAIAELLGA, encoded by the coding sequence ATGACCAAGACCTTCAAGATTGCCGCCATCCCCGGTGACGGCATCGGCAACGAAGTCCTCCCCGAAGGCCTGCGCGTGGTCGAGGCCGCCGCCCGCAAGCACGGCCTGGACCTGCAGTTCGAGTTCTTCGAGTGGGCCAGCTGCGACTACTACCTGGCCCACGGCAAGATGATGCCCGACGACTGGCTCGACCAGCTCAAGGGCTTCGACGCCCTGTACTTCGGCGCCGTCGGCTGGCCCGACAAGGTCCCGGACCACATCTCGCTGTGGGGCTCCCTGCTCAAGTTCCGCCGCGACTTCGACCAGTACGTGAACATCCGCCCGGTGCGCCTGTTCCCCGGCGTGCCCTGCCCGCTGGCGAACAAGCAGCCCGGCGACATCGACTTCGTGGTGATCCGCGAGAACACCGAGGGCGAATACTCCTCCCTGGGCGGGCGCATGTTCGAAGGCACCGACAACGAGTTCGTGCTGCAGGAATCGGTGTTCACCCGCCGCGGCGTCGACCGCATCCTCAAGTACGCCTTCGACGTGGCGCAGACCCGCGAGCGCAAGCACGTGACCTCGGCGACCAAGTCCAACGGCATGGCCGTGAGCATGCCCTACTGGGACGAGCGCACCGCCGCCATGGCCGCGCACTACCCCGAGATCAGCTGGGACAAGCAGCACATCGACATCCTCTGCGCCCGTTTCGTGCTGCAGCCGGAGCGTTTCGACGTGGTGGTGGCCTCCAACCTGTTCGGTGACATCCTCTCCGACCTCGGCCCGGCGTGCGCCGGCACCATCGGCATCGCGCCGTCGGCCAACCTCAATCCCGAGCGCAAGTTCCCCTCGCTGTTCGAGCCGGTGCATGGCTCGGCACCGGACATCTACGGCAAGAACATCGCCAACCCCATCGCAATGATCTGGTCCGGTGCGTTGATGCTCGAGTTCCTCGGCCAGGAAAACAACGATGCCCGCTACCAGGCGGCCCACGACGACATCCTCAAGGCCATCGAGACGGTGATCGCCAACGGCGACACCACCCGTGACATGGGCGGCAGCCGCTCGACCCAGGAAGTGGGCAAGGCCATTGCCGAGCTGCTCGGCGCCTGA
- a CDS encoding PDR/VanB family oxidoreductase yields MAKQYEMFKVRVTGVEQATPQIKRFTLARADGGALPAFSGGSHVIVQMQSPCGSQFSNAYSLMSDPRQLHSYQIGVRLEEQSKGGSAFMHNQVAVGSELTISTPNNLFALNADAGRHVLIAGGIGITPFLAQLHELEGGATPYELHYAFRAPEHGAFQGDLEQGPHAGNTRFYIDSLDRKLDLAALCAGLADDAHLYVCGPKPLIDAVIATAAAAGIAESRVHWEQFAAAAPATGSAFTVVLARSGTELQVEEGMTILQAIEKSKAAKVECLCREGVCGTCETAILEGEAEHFDQYLSDEEKAAQQSMMLCVSRARSARLVLDL; encoded by the coding sequence ATGGCCAAGCAATACGAGATGTTCAAGGTGCGCGTGACCGGTGTGGAACAGGCCACGCCACAGATCAAGCGCTTCACCCTGGCCCGCGCCGACGGCGGCGCCCTGCCCGCCTTCAGCGGCGGCAGCCACGTGATCGTGCAGATGCAGTCGCCCTGCGGCAGCCAGTTCAGCAATGCCTACTCGCTGATGAGCGATCCGCGCCAGTTGCACAGCTACCAGATCGGCGTGCGGCTCGAGGAGCAGTCCAAGGGCGGTTCGGCGTTCATGCACAACCAGGTCGCGGTGGGCAGCGAGCTGACCATCTCCACACCCAACAACCTGTTCGCCCTGAACGCCGATGCCGGGCGCCACGTGCTGATCGCCGGCGGCATCGGCATCACCCCGTTCCTGGCGCAGTTGCACGAGCTGGAAGGTGGCGCCACTCCCTACGAGCTGCACTACGCCTTCCGCGCCCCGGAACACGGCGCCTTCCAGGGCGACCTGGAACAAGGCCCGCATGCCGGCAACACGCGGTTCTACATCGACAGCCTGGACCGCAAGCTCGACCTCGCCGCGCTGTGCGCGGGCCTGGCCGATGACGCCCACCTCTATGTGTGCGGGCCCAAGCCGCTGATCGACGCGGTGATCGCCACCGCCGCCGCCGCTGGCATCGCCGAGTCCCGTGTGCATTGGGAACAGTTCGCCGCTGCCGCGCCGGCCACAGGTTCGGCCTTCACCGTGGTGCTGGCCCGCTCGGGCACCGAGCTGCAAGTCGAGGAAGGCATGACCATCCTCCAGGCCATCGAGAAGTCCAAGGCCGCGAAGGTCGAGTGCCTGTGCCGTGAAGGGGTGTGCGGCACCTGCGAGACAGCGATCCTCGAAGGCGAGGCCGAGCATTTCGATCAGTACTTGAGCGACGAGGAAAAAGCCGCGCAGCAGAGCATGATGCTGTGCGTGTCGCGGGCGCGCTCGGCGCGGTTGGTGCTGGATCTCTAA